A region of Larimichthys crocea isolate SSNF chromosome X, L_crocea_2.0, whole genome shotgun sequence DNA encodes the following proteins:
- the clockb gene encoding clock circadian regulator b isoform X2, producing the protein MTSSIGDDCSIFDGLMEEDEKDKAKRVSRNKSEKKRRDQFNVLIKELGTMLPGNTRKMDKSTILQKSIDFLCKHKEIAAQSESSEIRQDWKPPFLSNEEFTQLMLEALDGFFIAIMTDGNILYVSESITSLLEHLPTDLVDQNLLNFLPVGEHSDVYKALSTHPTDPESLNADYLKTKNHMEFCCHMLRGAIDPKEPPVYEYVKFIGNFKSLNNVPNITRNGLAGVLQRSLQPAFDDQVCFVATVRLAKPQFIKEMCTVEEPNEEFTSRHSLEWKFLFLDHRAPPIIGYLPFEVLGTSGYDYYHVDDLETLAKCHEHLMQYGKGKSCYYRFLTKGQQWIWLQTHYYITYHQWNSRPEFIVCTHTVVSYSEVRAEQRRELGIEESNPEVTADKSQDSGSESQLNTSSLKEALERFDRSRTPSTSSRSSRKSSSHVSDNTCTSTASKLHMDTATPPRQSLASTMEMTSQRRSSISSQSMSSQTTGQSATPGMITQQQQQQQQQQQQQQQQQQQQQQQQPQQLQTNVQPVMEFSAQVNAMQHLKEQLEQRTRMIQANIQRQQEELRHIQEQLQRVQGQGIQMLLQQQGGAMNVQLPQVGSVQQTTALTGQVQQTTINPVHSGSQQLTIQQQAPPPQQSLQQQQQQQTNALTQPQRQSQQPPQAQPQSQGSVSAPLYNTMMISQPGQPNVLQISTSLPQNNTQQGTAVATFTQDRQIRFPAGQRLVTKLVTAPMACGAVMVPTSMFMGQVVTAYNPFGGQQGGQTQTLTLQPAQPPQGQPDSQNQTTVVAQSSQQGQQQQQQFLQGTRLLHSNQSTQLILQAAFPLQQQGTFTQATHQQQPQQQQQQQQQQQQQQQQQRQQQQQQQQQQQQQQSHHQRHQQQLKPQPQKQQKAASSHRTDSVSSQPQ; encoded by the exons ATGACATCAAGCATAGG ggATGATTGTAGCATCTTTGATGGGTTGATGGAAGAAGATGAAAAGGACAAAGCAAAACG CGTGTCCCGGAACAAGTCCGAGAAGAAGCGGAGAGACCAGTTCAATGTCCTCATCAAGGAACTCGGCACgatgttgccaggcaacacCAGGAAGATGGACAAGTCCACCATCCTGCAGAAAAGCATCGACTTCCTGTGTAAACACAAAG AAATCGCAGCCCAGTCGGAGTCGAGTGAGATCAGGCAGGACTGGAAGCCTCCGTTTCTCAGCAATGAGGAATTCACGCAGCTCATGCTGGAG GCTCTGGATGGGTTCTTTATAGCAATAATGACTGATGGAAACATCCTCTATGTCTCCGAGAGCATTACCTCACTACTAGAACACCTACCG ACGGACCTGGTGGACCAGAACCTGTTGAACTTCCTGCCAGTTGGGGAACACTCCGATGTGTACAAGGCTCTGTCCACGCACCCCACCGACCCAGAGAGCCTTAACGCCGACTACCTGAAGA CTAAGAACCACATGGAGTTCTGCTGCCATATGCTGCGAGGGGCAATTGACCCCAAAGAACCCCCCGTCTATGAATATGTTAAATTCATTGGCAACTTCAAGTCGCTCAACAACG TCCCCAACATTACGAGGAACGGTCTAGCAGGAGTGTTACAGCGGTCACTACAACCTGCGTTCGATGACCAGGTGTGCTTTGTAGCCACTGTTCGGCTGGCCAAACCTCAGTTTATCAAG GAGATGTGCACAGTCGAGGAGCCTAATGAAGAATTCACCTCCAGGCACAGCCTAGAATGGAAGTTCCTCTTCTTAGACCACAG AGCTCCGCCAATCATAGGATACCTGCCTTTCGAGGTTCTGGGAACATCAGGGTACGACTATTACCACGTGGACGACCTGGAGACGCTAGCCAAGTGTCACGAACACT TGATGCAGTACGGTAAAGGGAAGTCTTGCTACTACCGTTTCCTGACTAAAGGTCAACAGTGGATCTGGCTTCAGACGCATTACTACATCACCTATCACCAGTGGAACTCGCGGCCCGAGTTTATCGTCTGCACGCACACAGTAGTCAG CTATTCAGAGGTGAGGGCAGAGCAGCGCAGAGAGCTCGGCATCGAGGAGTCTAATCCAGAAGTTACTGCAGATAAG AGCCAGGACTCGGGCTCCGAGTCCCAGCTGAACACGTCCAGCCTCAAAGAGGCTCTGGAGCGATTTGACCGCAGCCGAACACCCTCGACCTCCTCACGGAGTTCCCGCAAGTCCTCCTCTCATGTCTCGGACAACACATGCACTt CAACAGCCTCCAAGCTACACATGGACACAGCCACGCCTCCTCGGCAGTCGCTGGCGTCGACCATGGAGATGACGTCGCAGCGTCGCTCATCCATCAGCAGCCAG TCTATGAGCTCTCAGACGACAGGCCAGAGTGCAACTCCAGGTATGATCactcaacagcagcagcagcagcaacagcaacaacaacaacaacaacaacaacagcagcaacagcaacagcaacaaccacagcagctacagacaaACGTACAG cCGGTGATGGAGTTCTCAGCGCAGGTCAACGCCATGCAGCATCTAAAGGAGCAGCTAGAACAGAGGACCAGAATGATCCAGGCCAACATCCAGcggcagcaggaggagctgagaCACATCcaagagcagctgcagagagtcCAGGGACAGGGCATCCAG atgttgctgcagcagcagggcgGAGCGATGAACGTGCAGCTTCCCCAGGTGGGGTCGGTCCAACAGACGACTGCTCTGACTGGGCAGGTGCAGCAAACGACAATTAACCCCGTCCATTCAGGAAGTCAGCAGCTCACCATCCAGCAGCAGGCGCCGCCTCCTCAGCAgagcctccagcagcagcagcagcagcagaccaaCGCCctcacacag CCCCAACGTCAGTCCCAGCAGCCCCCGCAGGCTCAGCCTCAGTCCCAGGGCTCCGTATCTGCTCCGCTATACAACACCATGATGATTTCCCAGCCGGGGCAGCCCAACGTGCTGCAGATCAGCACCAGCCTGCCACAAAACAACACGCAGCAAGGCACCGCCGTGGCCACCTTCACGCAGGACCGACAGATCCG GTTCCCAGCGGGGCAGCGGCTGGTGACGAAGCTTGTTACAGCTCCGATGGCTTGTGGAGCAGTCATGGTGCCCACCTCCATGTTCATGGGACAGGTGGTGACTGCGTACAACCCGTTCGGGGGTCAGCAG GGAGGACAAACCCAGACTCTGACTCTGCAACCAGCCCAACCACCTCAAGGTCAACCTGACAGCCAAAACCAGACCACTGTAGTGGCTCAGAGCAGCCAgcaggggcagcagcagcaacagcaattCCTACAG GGCACTCGTCTTCTCCACAGTAACCAGTCTACCCAGCTGATCCTGCAGGCAGCGTTCCCACTCCAACAACAGGGCACCTTCACCCAGGCGACGCACCAACAGCAAccgcagcaacaacaacagcagcagcagcagcaacaacaacaacagcagcagcaacggcaacaacaacaacagcaacaacaacaacaacagcagcaacaatctCACCACCAGaggcaccagcagcagctgaaaccGCAGCCCCAGAAGCAGCAGAAAGCTGCGTCATCGCACAGGACTGACAGCGTCAGCAGCCAACCGCAGTGA
- the clockb gene encoding clock circadian regulator b isoform X1: MTSSIGDDCSIFDGLMEEDEKDKAKRVSRNKSEKKRRDQFNVLIKELGTMLPGNTRKMDKSTILQKSIDFLCKHKEIAAQSESSEIRQDWKPPFLSNEEFTQLMLEALDGFFIAIMTDGNILYVSESITSLLEHLPTDLVDQNLLNFLPVGEHSDVYKALSTHPTDPESLNADYLKTKNHMEFCCHMLRGAIDPKEPPVYEYVKFIGNFKSLNNVPNITRNGLAGVLQRSLQPAFDDQVCFVATVRLAKPQFIKEMCTVEEPNEEFTSRHSLEWKFLFLDHRAPPIIGYLPFEVLGTSGYDYYHVDDLETLAKCHEHLMQYGKGKSCYYRFLTKGQQWIWLQTHYYITYHQWNSRPEFIVCTHTVVSYSEVRAEQRRELGIEESNPEVTADKSQDSGSESQLNTSSLKEALERFDRSRTPSTSSRSSRKSSSHVSDNTCTSTASKLHMDTATPPRQSLASTMEMTSQRRSSISSQSMSSQTTGQSATPGMITQQQQQQQQQQQQQQQQQQQQQQQQPQQLQTNVQPVMEFSAQVNAMQHLKEQLEQRTRMIQANIQRQQEELRHIQEQLQRVQGQGIQMLLQQQGGAMNVQLPQVGSVQQTTALTGQVQQTTINPVHSGSQQLTIQQQAPPPQQSLQQQQQQQTNALTQPQRQSQQPPQAQPQSQGSVSAPLYNTMMISQPGQPNVLQISTSLPQNNTQQGTAVATFTQDRQIRFPAGQRLVTKLVTAPMACGAVMVPTSMFMGQVVTAYNPFGGQQQGGQTQTLTLQPAQPPQGQPDSQNQTTVVAQSSQQGQQQQQQFLQGTRLLHSNQSTQLILQAAFPLQQQGTFTQATHQQQPQQQQQQQQQQQQQQQQQRQQQQQQQQQQQQQQSHHQRHQQQLKPQPQKQQKAASSHRTDSVSSQPQ; encoded by the exons ATGACATCAAGCATAGG ggATGATTGTAGCATCTTTGATGGGTTGATGGAAGAAGATGAAAAGGACAAAGCAAAACG CGTGTCCCGGAACAAGTCCGAGAAGAAGCGGAGAGACCAGTTCAATGTCCTCATCAAGGAACTCGGCACgatgttgccaggcaacacCAGGAAGATGGACAAGTCCACCATCCTGCAGAAAAGCATCGACTTCCTGTGTAAACACAAAG AAATCGCAGCCCAGTCGGAGTCGAGTGAGATCAGGCAGGACTGGAAGCCTCCGTTTCTCAGCAATGAGGAATTCACGCAGCTCATGCTGGAG GCTCTGGATGGGTTCTTTATAGCAATAATGACTGATGGAAACATCCTCTATGTCTCCGAGAGCATTACCTCACTACTAGAACACCTACCG ACGGACCTGGTGGACCAGAACCTGTTGAACTTCCTGCCAGTTGGGGAACACTCCGATGTGTACAAGGCTCTGTCCACGCACCCCACCGACCCAGAGAGCCTTAACGCCGACTACCTGAAGA CTAAGAACCACATGGAGTTCTGCTGCCATATGCTGCGAGGGGCAATTGACCCCAAAGAACCCCCCGTCTATGAATATGTTAAATTCATTGGCAACTTCAAGTCGCTCAACAACG TCCCCAACATTACGAGGAACGGTCTAGCAGGAGTGTTACAGCGGTCACTACAACCTGCGTTCGATGACCAGGTGTGCTTTGTAGCCACTGTTCGGCTGGCCAAACCTCAGTTTATCAAG GAGATGTGCACAGTCGAGGAGCCTAATGAAGAATTCACCTCCAGGCACAGCCTAGAATGGAAGTTCCTCTTCTTAGACCACAG AGCTCCGCCAATCATAGGATACCTGCCTTTCGAGGTTCTGGGAACATCAGGGTACGACTATTACCACGTGGACGACCTGGAGACGCTAGCCAAGTGTCACGAACACT TGATGCAGTACGGTAAAGGGAAGTCTTGCTACTACCGTTTCCTGACTAAAGGTCAACAGTGGATCTGGCTTCAGACGCATTACTACATCACCTATCACCAGTGGAACTCGCGGCCCGAGTTTATCGTCTGCACGCACACAGTAGTCAG CTATTCAGAGGTGAGGGCAGAGCAGCGCAGAGAGCTCGGCATCGAGGAGTCTAATCCAGAAGTTACTGCAGATAAG AGCCAGGACTCGGGCTCCGAGTCCCAGCTGAACACGTCCAGCCTCAAAGAGGCTCTGGAGCGATTTGACCGCAGCCGAACACCCTCGACCTCCTCACGGAGTTCCCGCAAGTCCTCCTCTCATGTCTCGGACAACACATGCACTt CAACAGCCTCCAAGCTACACATGGACACAGCCACGCCTCCTCGGCAGTCGCTGGCGTCGACCATGGAGATGACGTCGCAGCGTCGCTCATCCATCAGCAGCCAG TCTATGAGCTCTCAGACGACAGGCCAGAGTGCAACTCCAGGTATGATCactcaacagcagcagcagcagcaacagcaacaacaacaacaacaacaacaacagcagcaacagcaacagcaacaaccacagcagctacagacaaACGTACAG cCGGTGATGGAGTTCTCAGCGCAGGTCAACGCCATGCAGCATCTAAAGGAGCAGCTAGAACAGAGGACCAGAATGATCCAGGCCAACATCCAGcggcagcaggaggagctgagaCACATCcaagagcagctgcagagagtcCAGGGACAGGGCATCCAG atgttgctgcagcagcagggcgGAGCGATGAACGTGCAGCTTCCCCAGGTGGGGTCGGTCCAACAGACGACTGCTCTGACTGGGCAGGTGCAGCAAACGACAATTAACCCCGTCCATTCAGGAAGTCAGCAGCTCACCATCCAGCAGCAGGCGCCGCCTCCTCAGCAgagcctccagcagcagcagcagcagcagaccaaCGCCctcacacag CCCCAACGTCAGTCCCAGCAGCCCCCGCAGGCTCAGCCTCAGTCCCAGGGCTCCGTATCTGCTCCGCTATACAACACCATGATGATTTCCCAGCCGGGGCAGCCCAACGTGCTGCAGATCAGCACCAGCCTGCCACAAAACAACACGCAGCAAGGCACCGCCGTGGCCACCTTCACGCAGGACCGACAGATCCG GTTCCCAGCGGGGCAGCGGCTGGTGACGAAGCTTGTTACAGCTCCGATGGCTTGTGGAGCAGTCATGGTGCCCACCTCCATGTTCATGGGACAGGTGGTGACTGCGTACAACCCGTTCGGGGGTCAGCAG CAGGGAGGACAAACCCAGACTCTGACTCTGCAACCAGCCCAACCACCTCAAGGTCAACCTGACAGCCAAAACCAGACCACTGTAGTGGCTCAGAGCAGCCAgcaggggcagcagcagcaacagcaattCCTACAG GGCACTCGTCTTCTCCACAGTAACCAGTCTACCCAGCTGATCCTGCAGGCAGCGTTCCCACTCCAACAACAGGGCACCTTCACCCAGGCGACGCACCAACAGCAAccgcagcaacaacaacagcagcagcagcagcaacaacaacaacagcagcagcaacggcaacaacaacaacagcaacaacaacaacaacagcagcaacaatctCACCACCAGaggcaccagcagcagctgaaaccGCAGCCCCAGAAGCAGCAGAAAGCTGCGTCATCGCACAGGACTGACAGCGTCAGCAGCCAACCGCAGTGA